The Candidatus Palauibacter australiensis nucleotide sequence AGTGCCGCGAGGTCGCGGAGGGCGTCGGCTTCCCCCTCATCGTGAAGCCCGTCGCCGGCGCCGGCTCGGCCGATACCCACCGGGTCGATTCGGCGCGGGATCTGGAGCGGGTCCTTCCCGCCCTGCGGCACGTCCCCCAGGTCACGGTCGAGGAGTTCATCGAGGGCGAGGACATGACCTTCGACACGGTCACGGTCGGAGGCGCCGTGGCGCACTACAACATCTGCCGCTACTGGCCCCGCGCCCTCGAGTCGAAGACGCACGAGTGGCTCAGCCCCATCACGTACGCGCTGCGCGACGTGGAGGCGGATGATGTCGCCGCCGGACGCGAGATGGGGTTCGCCGTGCTCGCCGCGCTCGGATTCGAGACCGGCTACACGCACATGGAGTGGTACCGGACCGCGGACGGGGAGGCCGTGTTCGGCGAGATCGCCGCGCGTCCCCCCGGCGTGCGGACGGTCGACCTCATCAACTTCGCGAGCGACATCGACACCTACCGCGGGTGGGCCGAAGGCGTCGTGCACGCGACGTGGTCGCAGCCGGTGGAACGGAAGTACAACGCCTGCTGGATCGTCAAGCGGGCGCGTGGACAAGGCCGGATCCAGCGCATCGAGGGGCTCGGCCCGCTGCTCCAGGAGTACGGCGAGCGGGTGTGCAGCCTGGATCTGCTCCCGGTCGGATCACCCCGGCGGAACTGGCAGGCGACGCTCGTCTCCGACGGGATGATCTTCCTCCGCCACCCGGACCTGGAGGCGCTGGAGGCGATCGCCGGCGAGTTCGCGACGCGTCTGCAACTCTACGCGGCTTGATCCCGCCCGATCCGAGGCGTCACGGTTCCTCCGCGCGCTGGAGCACGACGAAAGCCAGCGGCGGGAGATCGACGGCGAGCGAGGCGGGACGCGCGTGGCGGGGGACCTCCTCCGCGCGGATCCGAGGGGCCGTGCGCCCGCTCCCCCCGAACTCCGGGTCGCCGCTGTCGAGGAGGACGCGGTACGGCCCGGCTTCGGGAAGGGCGACCCGATACCTGGGCCACGCGGTGGCGGAGAAGTTCGCCACGACGACGACGGCCGCCTCCCACTCCGGCCGCCACCGCAGGTAGCTCAGCACGCTGCGCTTCGCGTCGTGCACGTCCAGCCACTCGAAGCCTTCCGGCGCGTGGTCGAGCGCGTGCAGCGCGGGCTCGCTCGCGTAGAGACGGTTCAGCGCGCGCACCCAGCGCCGGAGCCCGCGGTGCATCCCGTGCGCCGGGTTCGCCGACGCATCCGGCAGACTCCAGTCGAGCGCGCCGTCCTCGTGCCATTCCCGCCGCTCTCCGATCTCCCCTCCCATGAACAGGAGTTTGGCCCCGGGGTGCGTCCACATGTAGCCGAGGAGGAGGCGGAGGCCGGCGAACTTCTCCTCGTCCGTCCCCGGCATCTTCTCCAAGAGAGAACGCTTTAGGTGAACGACTTCATCGTGCGACAGGGGAAGGAGATGCCGTTCCGTATGCGCGTAGTGAAGCGAGAACGTCAGGCGCCGGTGCAGGCGCGGCCGCCGCTCCGGCGAAGCCGCCAGCACGCGGAGCGTGTCGTTCATCCATCCCATGTTCCACTTGAAGTCGAACCCGAGCCCGCCCTCGTCCACGGGCGCCGTCACGCCGGGCCACGCGCTGCTCTCCTCCGCGAAGAGGAGGACGCCGGGGAAGCGGTCATGGACCATCTCCGAGAGCGCCTTGAGGAAGGCGATCGCACCGAGGTTCTCGCGGCCCCCGAGTTCGTTCGGCTCCCACTCTCCCTCTTCCCGGGAATAGTCGAGGTGGAGCATCGATGCCACCGCATCGACGCGCAGACCGTCCACGTGGTATCGCTCGATCCAGTGGCGCGCGCTCGAAAGGAGGAAGGAGACGACCTCCGGCCGACTGAAGTCGAAGGCGAGGGTGCCCCAGTCCGGATGAACGGCCCGCGACTCCTCCCCCATCTCGTAGAGGGGCGCTCCGTCGAACGTCCTCAGGCCGTGGAGGTCGGGGCCGAAGTGGCCCGGCACCCAGTCGAGCACGACGCCCAGCCCAAGGCGGTGCGCCTCATCCACGAAATGCGCGAAATCCTCCGGAGGCCCGTAGC carries:
- a CDS encoding ATP-grasp domain-containing protein, whose amino-acid sequence is MNVLMISPGYPAEMTWFTRGLAEVGANVIGLGDQPGAALPEIARASVSDHLQVRSLADEADVMRQVAEFAARTRIDRVECLWEPFMILAARLREMLELPGPTVEQTLPFRDKEVMKDVLDAAGIRTPRHGRATSNAECREVAEGVGFPLIVKPVAGAGSADTHRVDSARDLERVLPALRHVPQVTVEEFIEGEDMTFDTVTVGGAVAHYNICRYWPRALESKTHEWLSPITYALRDVEADDVAAGREMGFAVLAALGFETGYTHMEWYRTADGEAVFGEIAARPPGVRTVDLINFASDIDTYRGWAEGVVHATWSQPVERKYNACWIVKRARGQGRIQRIEGLGPLLQEYGERVCSLDLLPVGSPRRNWQATLVSDGMIFLRHPDLEALEAIAGEFATRLQLYAA
- the glgB gene encoding 1,4-alpha-glucan branching protein GlgB encodes the protein MRLILRREVAYVWLQGTAPGPDGRAAMRWQIEHEKTSGPPGPLQTPARDPSFPLKAPDFEAFHAGRESALHDLLGAHPCERGGEAGTRFAVWAPRARSVSVVGSFNAWDGTAHPMSAVGDAGVWERFLPGVGPGDLYKFQVRSGTDGDGEPDGLSVAVDKADPLGRAAEVRPGTASRVASTAPYEWTDAEWRETRPDRAAPDNPMSIYEVHPGSWRRHADGSWLGYRALARELLPYAADLGFTHIELLPVMEHPYDGSWGYQTVGYFAPTSRYGPPEDFAHFVDEAHRLGLGVVLDWVPGHFGPDLHGLRTFDGAPLYEMGEESRAVHPDWGTLAFDFSRPEVVSFLLSSARHWIERYHVDGLRVDAVASMLHLDYSREEGEWEPNELGGRENLGAIAFLKALSEMVHDRFPGVLLFAEESSAWPGVTAPVDEGGLGFDFKWNMGWMNDTLRVLAASPERRPRLHRRLTFSLHYAHTERHLLPLSHDEVVHLKRSLLEKMPGTDEEKFAGLRLLLGYMWTHPGAKLLFMGGEIGERREWHEDGALDWSLPDASANPAHGMHRGLRRWVRALNRLYASEPALHALDHAPEGFEWLDVHDAKRSVLSYLRWRPEWEAAVVVVANFSATAWPRYRVALPEAGPYRVLLDSGDPEFGGSGRTAPRIRAEEVPRHARPASLAVDLPPLAFVVLQRAEEP